A region from the Thermoanaerobaculia bacterium genome encodes:
- a CDS encoding glycosyltransferase has product MEPEVLVVMRCLNDAWIVGRTLDAVFDQRGVRPRVVAIDSGSRDGSIEILKGHPLTLIEIPPGTYIPGRVLNLGMRQGPQPIVAFLNSDCTPQHDRWLERLVAPFSDGRVAATYGRQVARPDAHPLVVLDYERAFGDGSQAATWRHFFSMASSAVRRSVWEASPFDEAIRYSEDVHWSWHRRQEGWRIAYAGDSIAMHSHNYTLAEMRKRYAGEGRADSAIFPRDTHATGLLSGLLRPWAAAVVRDVAACLRAGEAAAAFASPLHRWVQRASYRSGLREGLADE; this is encoded by the coding sequence ATGGAGCCTGAAGTCCTGGTCGTGATGCGCTGCCTGAACGACGCCTGGATCGTCGGTAGAACCCTGGACGCCGTCTTCGACCAGCGTGGAGTCCGGCCTCGGGTCGTCGCCATCGATTCGGGATCGCGCGACGGCTCGATCGAGATCCTGAAGGGTCATCCCCTGACGCTGATCGAGATCCCGCCGGGAACCTACATTCCCGGACGCGTGCTCAACCTCGGAATGCGTCAAGGTCCCCAACCGATCGTGGCCTTCCTCAACTCGGACTGCACGCCGCAGCACGATCGATGGCTCGAGCGGCTGGTGGCTCCGTTTTCCGATGGCCGGGTCGCCGCGACCTACGGCCGCCAGGTCGCGCGGCCGGACGCCCACCCCCTGGTGGTGCTCGACTACGAGCGCGCCTTCGGCGACGGAAGCCAGGCCGCGACGTGGCGTCACTTCTTTTCGATGGCCTCCTCCGCGGTACGGCGCAGCGTCTGGGAGGCGAGCCCATTCGACGAAGCGATCCGCTATTCTGAGGACGTGCACTGGAGCTGGCACCGCCGGCAGGAGGGCTGGCGGATCGCCTATGCCGGCGACTCGATCGCCATGCACTCGCACAACTACACCCTGGCCGAGATGCGCAAGCGCTACGCTGGTGAGGGGCGCGCTGACTCCGCCATATTTCCGCGGGACACGCACGCTACGGGCCTCCTGAGCGGACTGCTGCGCCCCTGGGCCGCAGCCGTCGTCCGCGATGTCGCAGCCTGCCTTCGCGCCGGCGAGGCCGCCGCCGCCTTCGCCTCGCCGCTGCACCGCTGGGTGCAGCGGGCGAGCTACCGGAGTGGACTTCGCGAAGGACTTGCGGATGAGTGA
- a CDS encoding O-antigen ligase family protein, producing MNKLVVASTLLAAGALTLAAAAAAWPAMRRYLLCAYFVGSANLFDVNFVSHEQYRGWVRGFEIGSQDVLVFALLVSVLAGAARHPLRLLPALALPILAWLALALLSAVTAEVPLYAAFGLLKLARYTIAFWVIANAVRDEGDLRWLLWTFVACAGWESFDAVKDYFKGTYRVRGSFDHPNTLGMYLNMLVPFVLAALLNLRTRWTALLFGVFGLAAGAIVLTLSRGSWVSLGLAIALVLPISLVLRLRPRKLGLLALMFLLALPPGIFAAQKMARRIREAPASSGEARVEFNQVARQMAHDRAFGIGLNNFSFGTDGPYSEPFEGGLDRGGLCHNLYFLSAGELGWGGLGALLLVFATAFGRSARFLARNLGEDLRSVMMLALLASLATVALQSTLEWALLQTGLATTFFGLLALVPAIERLRAGSRVTRYRVSIRTPAAAGAFAHGA from the coding sequence ATGAACAAGCTGGTCGTCGCGAGCACGCTGCTCGCGGCCGGCGCTCTCACGCTGGCCGCTGCCGCCGCTGCGTGGCCCGCGATGCGGCGCTATCTCCTGTGCGCCTACTTCGTCGGTTCCGCGAACCTGTTCGACGTCAACTTCGTCTCTCACGAGCAGTACCGCGGCTGGGTTCGGGGCTTCGAGATCGGCAGCCAGGACGTGCTCGTATTCGCCCTGCTGGTGAGCGTCCTCGCGGGCGCAGCGCGCCATCCCCTGCGACTGCTGCCGGCGCTCGCGCTGCCCATCCTCGCCTGGCTGGCTCTGGCGCTGCTCTCCGCAGTCACCGCCGAAGTCCCGCTCTATGCCGCATTTGGTCTGCTCAAGTTGGCGCGCTACACGATCGCCTTCTGGGTGATCGCCAACGCCGTGCGCGACGAGGGCGACCTGCGGTGGCTGCTCTGGACTTTCGTCGCCTGCGCCGGCTGGGAGAGCTTCGACGCGGTGAAGGACTACTTCAAGGGCACGTACCGCGTGCGCGGGTCGTTCGATCACCCCAACACTCTGGGCATGTATCTGAACATGCTGGTGCCCTTCGTCCTCGCGGCGCTGCTCAATCTGCGCACCCGCTGGACGGCGCTGCTGTTCGGCGTCTTCGGCCTCGCGGCCGGCGCAATCGTCCTGACGCTGTCGCGCGGTTCCTGGGTTTCGCTCGGGCTCGCGATCGCGCTCGTCCTGCCGATCTCGCTGGTACTCCGGCTCCGTCCGCGCAAGCTGGGGCTCCTGGCGCTGATGTTCCTCCTCGCGCTACCGCCCGGTATCTTCGCCGCGCAGAAGATGGCGCGCCGCATCCGCGAAGCGCCGGCTTCCTCGGGCGAGGCGCGGGTCGAGTTCAACCAGGTGGCGCGACAGATGGCGCACGACCGCGCCTTCGGCATCGGACTGAACAACTTCTCCTTCGGTACCGATGGTCCCTACTCCGAGCCGTTCGAAGGGGGACTCGACCGCGGCGGTCTCTGCCACAACCTGTACTTCCTCTCCGCGGGCGAGCTCGGGTGGGGAGGTCTGGGGGCGCTGCTCCTCGTCTTCGCGACCGCGTTCGGGCGCAGCGCGCGATTTCTCGCCCGCAACCTCGGCGAAGACCTGCGCAGCGTCATGATGCTCGCTCTGCTCGCCAGCCTCGCGACCGTGGCTCTGCAGTCCACCCTGGAGTGGGCGCTGCTGCAGACCGGTCTCGCCACCACGTTCTTCGGCCTGCTCGCGCTCGTCCCGGCGATCGAGCGCCTGCGCGCCGGTTCGCGAGTCACCCGATACCGGGTGTCGATCAGAACACCCGCCGCGGCAGGAGCCTTCGCGCATGGAGCCTGA
- a CDS encoding WecB/TagA/CpsF family glycosyltransferase codes for MSDGPNRTALDRLGRAPRLRRARLQISLTAVAFATAAVRRTIDLAVASTLSLLTAPLALAFALGARLRRRPALARETYLGRWQQPIDLACLVSGGPLARLPWLWAVVRGDLALVGPAPLLESQRDELGPADLQRFAVRPGLANLFAVRRSANIAFEGRTRADLEQVHAVGPAGEIGLLLRSVPAALIGGGPLAAPRELTVLGVRIDNWTMPEAVDWLLAPREGGTRQLAFVNPDCLNKAFEHESYRRVLASCDVVLPDGIGLHYALRMRGLALAANVNGTDLFPRLCDAASGARASIYFLGARPGVVDDLAAKVRERWPALRIAGTRHGFFARDSAEEREVIGAIRAAAPDLLLVAFGAPAQEEWLAAHRAELGVGAMLGVGGLFDFYSGRIRRAPAWLRELGLEWTWRLLQEPGRMWRRYVIGNPLFLWRAFRESRGVS; via the coding sequence ATGAGCGACGGGCCGAATCGCACCGCGCTTGACCGGCTGGGCCGGGCGCCGCGCCTGCGGCGCGCGCGGCTGCAGATCTCGCTCACCGCGGTCGCCTTTGCCACCGCGGCAGTGCGTCGGACCATCGACCTTGCGGTCGCTTCGACGCTCTCCCTGCTCACCGCGCCGCTCGCCCTCGCCTTCGCCCTCGGCGCGCGGCTTCGCCGACGGCCGGCGCTCGCGCGCGAAACCTATCTCGGACGCTGGCAACAGCCGATCGATCTTGCCTGCCTCGTGTCCGGGGGTCCGCTCGCTCGCCTCCCCTGGCTGTGGGCGGTGGTACGCGGCGATCTTGCCCTGGTGGGACCGGCACCACTGCTCGAATCGCAGCGCGACGAGCTCGGCCCGGCCGACCTCCAGCGCTTCGCCGTGCGCCCCGGTCTCGCCAATCTCTTCGCGGTGCGGCGCTCGGCCAACATTGCCTTCGAGGGTCGCACCCGCGCCGACCTCGAGCAGGTCCATGCCGTCGGCCCAGCGGGCGAGATCGGCCTCCTCCTGCGCTCGGTGCCGGCCGCTCTCATCGGCGGCGGTCCGCTCGCCGCGCCGCGCGAGCTCACGGTGCTCGGGGTCCGGATCGACAATTGGACGATGCCCGAGGCCGTGGATTGGTTGCTCGCGCCTCGCGAAGGCGGAACGCGCCAGCTCGCCTTCGTCAATCCGGACTGCCTCAACAAGGCCTTCGAGCACGAGAGCTACCGCCGCGTGCTCGCGAGCTGCGACGTCGTGCTTCCGGACGGCATCGGCCTGCACTACGCCCTGCGGATGCGCGGCCTGGCCCTCGCCGCCAACGTCAACGGCACCGACCTGTTTCCCCGCCTCTGCGACGCCGCCTCCGGAGCCCGCGCTTCCATCTACTTCCTCGGCGCGCGACCGGGAGTGGTCGATGATCTGGCCGCGAAGGTCCGCGAGCGCTGGCCGGCCTTGCGCATCGCCGGCACGCGCCACGGGTTCTTCGCCCGCGACAGCGCGGAAGAGCGCGAAGTCATCGGCGCCATTCGCGCCGCGGCGCCCGATCTCCTCCTCGTCGCCTTCGGCGCACCGGCGCAGGAGGAGTGGCTCGCAGCTCACCGGGCCGAGCTCGGTGTGGGAGCCATGCTCGGCGTCGGCGGACTGTTCGATTTCTATTCCGGACGCATCCGGCGAGCCCCCGCCTGGCTGCGCGAGCTCGGACTCGAGTGGACCTGGCGCCTCTTGCAGGAGCCGGGCCGGATGTGGCGGCGCTACGTGATCGGCAACCCTCTCTTCCTCTGGCGCGCCTTCCGGGAGAGCAGAGGAGTATCCTGA
- a CDS encoding STAS domain-containing protein: MFETTVIGNVTTLVAPSELDARNSTAARDHLKRLVEGGANRLVIDLSGVSFIDSSALGALLTVLKAARAAGGDVKLCGMTPPVKTIFELTRLFRVFDVFPSAEAAAASF, encoded by the coding sequence ATGTTTGAGACGACCGTCATCGGCAACGTCACCACGCTCGTAGCGCCGAGTGAGCTCGACGCGCGCAACTCGACCGCTGCCCGCGATCACCTGAAGCGCCTCGTCGAAGGAGGCGCCAACCGCCTGGTCATCGACCTGTCGGGCGTTTCGTTCATCGACTCCTCGGCGCTCGGAGCGCTGCTCACCGTGCTCAAGGCGGCGCGAGCCGCCGGTGGCGACGTCAAGCTCTGCGGCATGACACCGCCAGTCAAGACGATCTTCGAGCTGACGCGGCTGTTCCGGGTGTTCGACGTCTTCCCGTCAGCGGAAGCCGCGGCGGCGAGCTTCTGA
- a CDS encoding glycosyltransferase family 4 protein: MPRADCAVAVSLFANDRGNSGIGRYLKSVVPRLVDAMPEATFHLFAARADQSVFAGCFERFDARVRWHLTSDFWNRPPPSLVWHAAWWDHAARRAGADALYLPAGNRRLAPFARLPSVAVVHDLSWLHMKGKYDPLRELYLRRLLPWMIRRSTRIIAISRSTESDLVQLAGCPPGRITRIANGFDATQFHPRDAAASRAQLQQAGVELPERFLLYVSRLEHPGKNHVTLLAAYRRLLDQRPDLAERLVFAGGRWNGAEAVDAAIADLGLEDRVRRLGFVADAHLPLLYATATALVFPSLFEGFGLPVIEAQACGLPVAGADASSIPEVMGGAGLLFDPLDPQAIATAITTLIDQPALRAELARRGLENARSYTWEATATATARLLRQVIDERRAESHRA; encoded by the coding sequence GTGCCGCGAGCTGACTGCGCCGTCGCGGTCTCGCTGTTCGCGAACGATCGCGGCAACTCCGGCATCGGGCGCTATCTCAAGTCGGTCGTGCCGCGCCTCGTGGACGCCATGCCCGAGGCGACCTTTCACCTCTTCGCCGCGCGCGCCGACCAGTCCGTCTTCGCGGGATGCTTCGAGCGCTTCGACGCGCGGGTGCGCTGGCATCTGACCAGCGATTTCTGGAACCGGCCGCCGCCTTCGCTCGTCTGGCACGCCGCCTGGTGGGACCACGCCGCACGGCGGGCGGGCGCCGACGCGCTCTACTTGCCAGCTGGGAACCGGAGACTCGCGCCCTTCGCCCGCCTGCCATCGGTCGCGGTCGTGCACGACCTGTCGTGGCTGCACATGAAGGGCAAGTACGATCCCCTGCGCGAGCTCTACCTGCGCCGCCTGCTACCGTGGATGATTCGCCGCTCCACCCGCATCATCGCCATCTCACGCTCGACCGAGAGCGACCTCGTCCAACTCGCCGGCTGTCCGCCGGGCAGGATCACCCGCATCGCCAACGGCTTCGACGCCACGCAGTTCCATCCCCGCGATGCCGCAGCGAGCCGCGCGCAGCTGCAGCAAGCCGGCGTCGAGCTGCCGGAGCGCTTCCTCCTCTATGTCTCGCGCCTCGAGCACCCGGGCAAGAACCATGTGACGCTTCTCGCCGCCTACCGCCGCCTGCTCGACCAGCGCCCCGACCTCGCCGAACGGCTGGTCTTCGCAGGGGGCCGGTGGAACGGCGCCGAGGCCGTGGACGCCGCAATCGCCGACCTCGGTCTCGAAGACCGCGTGCGGCGTCTGGGTTTCGTCGCCGACGCCCATCTGCCCCTCCTCTACGCTACGGCGACGGCGCTCGTTTTTCCCTCCCTGTTCGAGGGCTTCGGGCTGCCGGTGATCGAAGCCCAGGCCTGCGGGCTTCCCGTGGCCGGCGCCGACGCCTCCTCGATTCCGGAAGTGATGGGAGGGGCCGGCCTGCTCTTCGATCCTCTCGACCCACAAGCGATCGCGACCGCGATCACCACCCTGATCGATCAGCCGGCCCTGCGGGCGGAGCTCGCGCGACGCGGGCTGGAGAACGCGCGCAGCTATACCTGGGAGGCCACCGCCACGGCGACCGCCCGCCTTCTGCGCCAGGTCATCGATGAGCGACGGGCCGAATCGCACCGCGCTTGA
- a CDS encoding oligosaccharide flippase family protein — translation MGDGALDGRTAFAAPGAVPSASQRVAGQAMWSILAKVATLAGTLGVSVLAARLLGKDTFGVWSLARNLGALGVLLVSAGLDRALLRFVPELEAQGARGGARRLVRTVLLLQCALWAAASALLLLLAPLFERLFTPALLPLLPMVCLFAAAFAFKETLYQIHFALARARILAMATTVTGLGWLGITALWLRAGGGAGAVLAAQAVALLAAVAILLPSLRRELAAIPQRSDAAIAPRRLAAYAGSQLGSSLVNLVVQRQSEIYFLAAVTSPAVVGFYDLAYSLPQLGLELVPLSLYAVVLAAMTSTVHRDPSRLASLVGWYYKLLAVVTLPVAFLGAAWADRAVVLLYGAEMAPAGDLAQVFAIVHLLPFVSLPVGAALNVLERSHRTLRFGVAQIGVTLALDFLLIPRFKVAGAVAAVVLSFLLVTPLTLRYALRQTGPLEFPWRWILRLAAGLGLGLLPALARPWLNGGWGLVIGLGAALPLMLLGVRISGVLGTEERYRLRTTNFPGRRWALLLLGVER, via the coding sequence GTGGGCGACGGCGCCTTAGACGGCAGGACCGCGTTCGCCGCACCGGGTGCCGTTCCGTCGGCCTCGCAGCGCGTCGCGGGCCAGGCGATGTGGTCGATCCTCGCCAAGGTCGCGACACTCGCGGGTACCCTCGGCGTCTCGGTGCTCGCGGCGCGCCTGCTGGGCAAGGACACTTTCGGCGTCTGGTCGCTGGCGCGCAATCTCGGCGCCCTCGGCGTGTTGCTGGTTTCGGCCGGCCTCGACCGCGCGCTGCTGCGCTTCGTGCCGGAGCTCGAAGCGCAGGGGGCGCGCGGCGGCGCGCGACGCCTGGTGCGCACGGTTCTGCTGCTGCAGTGCGCGCTCTGGGCGGCGGCAAGCGCGCTGCTCCTGCTCCTCGCCCCGCTTTTCGAGCGTCTCTTCACGCCAGCGTTGCTGCCGCTCCTGCCGATGGTCTGTCTCTTCGCCGCCGCGTTCGCCTTCAAGGAGACCCTTTATCAGATTCACTTCGCGCTCGCGCGCGCGCGCATTCTGGCCATGGCGACGACGGTCACCGGGCTGGGTTGGCTCGGCATCACCGCCCTCTGGCTGCGTGCCGGCGGCGGCGCCGGGGCGGTCCTCGCGGCGCAAGCGGTGGCGCTGCTCGCGGCGGTCGCGATTCTCCTGCCGTCGCTGCGGCGCGAGCTCGCGGCGATTCCGCAGCGCAGCGACGCCGCGATCGCGCCGCGGCGCCTCGCCGCCTATGCCGGCTCGCAGCTCGGTTCGAGTCTGGTCAATCTGGTCGTGCAGCGGCAGTCGGAGATCTACTTCCTCGCCGCTGTGACCTCGCCCGCGGTGGTGGGCTTCTACGACCTCGCCTACTCGTTGCCGCAGCTCGGACTCGAGCTCGTGCCGCTCTCGCTCTACGCGGTCGTGCTCGCCGCGATGACCTCGACGGTGCACCGCGACCCCAGCCGGCTGGCCTCGCTCGTCGGCTGGTACTACAAGCTGCTCGCGGTGGTCACCCTGCCGGTAGCCTTCCTCGGCGCAGCCTGGGCCGACCGCGCTGTCGTGTTGCTCTACGGCGCGGAGATGGCGCCGGCGGGAGATCTCGCGCAGGTTTTCGCGATCGTGCACCTGCTGCCTTTCGTCTCTCTTCCGGTCGGCGCGGCGCTGAACGTCCTGGAACGTTCGCACCGGACGCTGCGCTTCGGCGTGGCGCAGATCGGCGTCACTCTGGCCCTCGACTTCCTCCTCATTCCGCGTTTCAAGGTCGCCGGCGCGGTCGCAGCGGTGGTCCTGTCCTTCCTCCTGGTGACCCCGCTCACCCTGCGCTACGCCTTGCGCCAGACAGGCCCGCTCGAGTTTCCCTGGCGCTGGATCCTGCGCCTCGCCGCCGGGCTCGGCCTCGGCCTGCTGCCAGCCCTAGCCCGCCCATGGCTCAATGGCGGATGGGGCCTCGTGATCGGCCTGGGCGCGGCGCTGCCGCTCATGCTCCTGGGCGTGCGGATCTCCGGCGTGCTGGGCACCGAGGAACGCTACCGCCTGCGCACGACGAACTTCCCGGGACGACGGTGGGCGCTCCTCCTGCTGGGTGTGGAGCGATGA
- a CDS encoding alkaline phosphatase family protein, with protein MPSRMAIVMFVDACGWEVLRSRPWFLDSLTCRRRVPSIFGFSSACVPAILTGRPPDQNDHWSSFFYSPATSPFKILRLLRFLPRSLFDRGRVRRYLSKGIAAAYGFDGYFQIYNLPFEALPLYDYAEKKDIFRPGGINRGGSIFDELASRGVPHHVSNWRRSESENLAALTAAVATGRPRFAFLYSADLDGLMHETTKDSPRVDEKLRWYQAEVAKLLAAARAKYDEVRFALISDHGMTTIHTVVDWMPRIEALGLAFGVDYAAVHDSTMMRFWFFSAGAEAAIRAALPDGPQARWVRREELEAYGTFWPDGKFGQGIYALEPGVLLNPSHMGRVAPAGMHGYRPEHPDADATLLASFEPATETRSILDFHGLMREMAAWATAP; from the coding sequence GTGCCGAGCCGGATGGCCATCGTGATGTTCGTGGATGCCTGCGGCTGGGAAGTCTTGCGTTCTCGACCTTGGTTCCTCGACTCCCTGACCTGCCGGCGCCGCGTGCCGTCGATCTTCGGCTTCTCCTCGGCCTGCGTGCCGGCGATCCTCACCGGCCGGCCTCCCGACCAGAACGACCATTGGTCGAGCTTCTTCTACTCGCCAGCGACGAGTCCGTTCAAGATACTGCGACTGCTGCGCTTCCTGCCGCGCTCGCTGTTCGATCGCGGCCGGGTGCGGCGCTACCTGTCGAAGGGCATCGCCGCCGCTTACGGCTTCGACGGCTACTTCCAGATCTACAACCTGCCGTTCGAGGCGCTGCCGCTCTACGACTACGCCGAGAAGAAGGACATCTTCCGGCCGGGCGGCATCAACCGCGGCGGTTCGATCTTCGACGAGCTCGCGAGCCGCGGCGTGCCGCACCACGTCTCGAACTGGCGACGCTCGGAGAGCGAGAACCTGGCCGCGCTCACGGCCGCGGTTGCCACCGGCCGGCCGCGCTTCGCCTTTCTCTACAGCGCCGATCTCGATGGCCTTATGCACGAGACGACCAAGGACTCTCCTCGTGTCGACGAGAAGCTCCGCTGGTATCAGGCCGAGGTCGCGAAACTCCTCGCCGCCGCGCGGGCGAAGTACGACGAAGTGCGCTTCGCCCTGATCTCCGATCACGGTATGACGACCATCCACACGGTGGTCGACTGGATGCCGCGGATCGAAGCTCTCGGGCTCGCTTTCGGCGTGGACTATGCCGCCGTTCACGACTCGACCATGATGCGCTTCTGGTTCTTCTCCGCCGGTGCCGAAGCCGCGATCCGCGCCGCGCTCCCGGACGGTCCGCAGGCGCGCTGGGTGCGGCGGGAGGAGCTCGAGGCCTACGGCACCTTCTGGCCGGACGGCAAGTTCGGGCAGGGGATCTACGCCCTCGAACCCGGCGTCCTGCTCAATCCGTCGCACATGGGGCGGGTGGCCCCCGCCGGCATGCACGGCTATCGGCCGGAGCATCCCGACGCCGACGCCACACTCCTCGCGTCGTTCGAGCCCGCGACCGAGACGCGCTCGATTCTCGACTTTCACGGTCTGATGCGCGAGATGGCGGCGTGGGCGACGGCGCCTTAG
- a CDS encoding glycosyltransferase family 4 protein — MRVLFVNEKGWYFGGVEQLVDDTAAGLAARGHEPHLLSSEPMAIGRSGLAAAFTSRHLLELGGASSTWMRQLARALEVADPEVVYLHRWSHAASFDRLLAGRRVLRYVHDHDLYCPRRHKYFPLSTRICNHPLGWQCAVHGCLVSPEGPVPGLPGWIELGAKAAELARQRTLPALAAGSRWMVDMLVRNGFDAARVAHLPPVPAGLEREPLPPSDEPIVLYVGQVIRGKGVDLLLRALAEVRSDFRALIVGTGNHLQECIALTRELGLGGRVHFVGWVPHEVLPAYYARARVVAVPSRWPEPFGMVGLEAMWSCRAVVGFAVGGIPDWLADGETGIAAPEADWRALGHALEELLADPGLAERMGRAGYARARDDFRFDDYLERTAELLAGAGAMPADPVGAAGGPRAAS, encoded by the coding sequence ATGAGAGTCCTCTTCGTCAACGAGAAGGGCTGGTACTTCGGCGGCGTCGAGCAACTCGTCGACGACACCGCTGCGGGGCTCGCCGCACGCGGGCACGAGCCTCACCTCCTGTCGAGCGAGCCTATGGCGATCGGCCGATCGGGACTCGCCGCCGCTTTCACCTCGCGTCACCTCCTCGAGCTGGGCGGCGCCTCAAGCACGTGGATGCGGCAGCTCGCCCGCGCCCTCGAAGTCGCCGACCCCGAGGTCGTCTACCTGCATCGCTGGAGTCACGCCGCGAGCTTCGACCGCCTGCTCGCCGGGCGACGCGTGCTGCGCTACGTTCACGATCACGATCTCTATTGCCCGCGGCGACACAAGTACTTTCCGCTGAGCACACGGATCTGCAATCACCCCCTGGGCTGGCAATGTGCCGTTCACGGTTGCCTCGTCTCGCCCGAAGGGCCGGTGCCGGGCCTCCCCGGGTGGATCGAGCTCGGCGCCAAGGCCGCCGAGCTCGCGCGCCAGCGCACCTTGCCGGCGCTCGCGGCCGGTTCGCGGTGGATGGTCGACATGCTGGTGCGCAATGGCTTCGACGCCGCGCGCGTCGCTCACCTTCCTCCGGTGCCTGCCGGGCTCGAACGCGAGCCGCTGCCGCCGTCGGACGAACCGATCGTGCTCTACGTCGGCCAGGTCATCCGCGGCAAGGGCGTCGACCTCCTGCTGCGCGCGCTCGCTGAAGTGCGGTCGGATTTCCGCGCCCTGATCGTCGGCACAGGCAATCACCTCCAGGAGTGCATCGCCCTGACGCGCGAGCTCGGCCTCGGCGGGAGGGTGCACTTCGTCGGCTGGGTGCCTCACGAGGTTCTTCCCGCCTACTATGCCCGCGCGCGCGTCGTGGCGGTGCCGTCACGCTGGCCCGAGCCGTTCGGCATGGTGGGGCTCGAGGCGATGTGGTCCTGCCGCGCCGTGGTCGGCTTCGCCGTCGGCGGCATTCCCGACTGGCTGGCCGACGGCGAGACCGGAATCGCTGCGCCGGAGGCCGACTGGCGGGCCCTCGGGCACGCTCTCGAGGAGTTGCTCGCCGACCCCGGCCTCGCCGAGCGCATGGGCCGTGCCGGATACGCCCGCGCGCGCGACGACTTCCGTTTCGACGACTACCTCGAGCGCACGGCGGAGCTCCTCGCGGGTGCCGGTGCGATGCCTGCCGACCCGGTAGGCGCCGCTGGAGGCCCCCGTGCCGCGAGCTGA
- a CDS encoding SpoIIE family protein phosphatase produces MNPKRPTRILLAEDQRLQARMILAVIEALGLEPVLAGDGETAWRILSSDDPPPVALLDWMMPELSGVEVCRRLLDHPRRSSIYLILLTARDTTEDIVAGLEAGANDFVTKPFEPRELLARIQVGLRVVALERELADRMGELERALEERAAAEKRLREARAREVEVADRIQQTLLLGAPPEFPGLETAALSAASEGVDGDFYDFISHGDDLLDVVVGDVMGKGLPAALVAAAIKAEILRVLARRGSTSSETAALPSPAALLDAVARALAPRLSDLERFATLVLARFDLGAGRLTLVDAGHTATILVRAAATEPEELPGLDPPLGISDDPRFREVSTTIANGDLVVFYSDGLTEARNPQGELFGVARLRTLVGEERAASPRRIVDAMHAAVRTFVGSAPISDDLTCVAVRIHGRARSGSHATALDLTANLDELPRLRAMITSAAAGPPASLDETRLRALVLAVNEAFVNIVRHAVPGRTDARIRLETIVDSERVEVSLVHDGIAFDPATAPTPDFEGGRASGFGVYLIASSVDEVRYENDPGSRRVRLTTFVRRAAPISETEGGDG; encoded by the coding sequence GTGAACCCGAAGCGCCCGACGAGAATCCTCCTCGCCGAGGATCAGCGCCTGCAGGCGCGCATGATTCTCGCAGTCATCGAAGCCCTCGGCCTCGAACCCGTGCTCGCCGGCGACGGCGAAACGGCCTGGAGAATCCTCTCCAGCGACGACCCGCCACCGGTGGCCCTGCTCGACTGGATGATGCCGGAGCTCTCTGGAGTCGAAGTCTGCCGGCGACTCCTCGACCATCCCCGGCGCAGCTCGATCTACCTGATCCTGCTCACCGCGCGCGATACGACCGAGGACATCGTGGCGGGGCTCGAGGCCGGCGCCAACGACTTCGTCACCAAGCCGTTCGAACCGCGCGAGCTGCTGGCGCGAATCCAGGTCGGGCTGCGGGTCGTAGCGCTCGAGCGCGAGCTGGCAGATCGCATGGGGGAGCTCGAACGCGCTCTGGAGGAGCGCGCCGCTGCCGAGAAGCGTCTGCGCGAGGCGCGCGCGCGCGAGGTCGAGGTTGCCGATCGCATTCAGCAGACTCTCCTGCTCGGCGCTCCGCCGGAGTTCCCGGGCCTTGAGACCGCCGCTCTGTCGGCTGCCTCCGAGGGCGTCGACGGCGACTTCTACGACTTCATCTCGCATGGCGACGACTTGCTCGATGTGGTCGTCGGAGACGTCATGGGCAAAGGTCTTCCTGCCGCGCTGGTCGCGGCCGCGATCAAGGCCGAGATACTGCGTGTCCTCGCTCGCCGCGGCTCGACCAGCAGCGAGACCGCCGCTCTGCCCTCGCCCGCGGCACTCCTCGACGCCGTGGCGCGCGCGCTGGCACCCCGGCTCTCCGACCTCGAACGCTTCGCGACACTGGTGCTCGCGCGCTTCGACCTCGGCGCCGGTCGCCTGACGCTCGTCGACGCCGGCCACACCGCGACGATCCTCGTACGCGCCGCCGCCACGGAGCCCGAGGAGCTGCCGGGCCTCGATCCCCCCCTCGGCATCTCGGACGACCCTCGATTCCGTGAGGTTTCCACGACGATCGCGAACGGGGACCTGGTCGTCTTCTATTCCGACGGACTGACCGAAGCCCGCAATCCGCAGGGCGAGCTCTTCGGCGTCGCGCGGTTGCGCACCCTGGTGGGCGAGGAACGTGCCGCCAGCCCGAGGAGGATCGTCGACGCCATGCACGCCGCCGTCCGCACATTCGTCGGTAGCGCTCCGATCAGCGACGATCTGACCTGTGTCGCGGTGCGGATCCACGGCCGGGCAAGATCCGGATCGCACGCCACCGCGCTCGACCTGACCGCCAATCTCGACGAGCTGCCGCGCCTTCGCGCCATGATCACCAGCGCCGCGGCTGGCCCGCCGGCAAGCCTCGACGAAACCCGCTTGCGCGCCCTCGTCCTCGCTGTCAACGAGGCTTTCGTCAACATCGTCCGTCACGCAGTCCCGGGACGGACGGACGCACGCATTCGGCTCGAGACCATCGTCGATTCAGAGCGCGTCGAGGTCAGCCTGGTCCACGATGGTATCGCCTTCGACCCGGCGACAGCCCCGACGCCCGACTTCGAGGGCGGCCGCGCCAGCGGCTTCGGCGTCTACCTGATCGCCTCGAGCGTCGACGAGGTGCGCTATGAGAACGACCCTGGTAGCAGAAGAGTGCGACTGACGACGTTCGTACGGCGAGCGGCACCGATCTCAGAAACCGAGGGTGGCGATGGGTGA